In the Numida meleagris isolate 19003 breed g44 Domestic line chromosome 5, NumMel1.0, whole genome shotgun sequence genome, one interval contains:
- the LOC110399272 gene encoding hexokinase-1 isoform X2, translating into MIAAQLLAYYFTELKEDQVKKIDKYLYAMRLSDETLIDIMARFRREMKNGLSRDFNPTATVKMLPTFVRSIPDGSEKGDFIALDLGGSYFRILRVKVSHEKKQTVQMESEIYNTPEDIIHGSGTRLFDHVAECLGDFMEKQQIKDKKLPVGFTFSFPCRQSKLDEGILITWTKRFKASGVEGADVVKLLNKAIKKRGDYDADIMAVVNDTVGTMMTCGFDDQRCEVGLIIGTGTNACYMEEMRHIDLVEGDEGRMCINTEWGAFGDDGSLEDIRTEFDREIDRGSLNPGKQLFEKMVSGMYMGELVRLILVKMAKEGLLFEGRITPELLTKGKFETKHVSAIEKSKEGLNKAKEILTRLGVEPSHEDCIAVQHVCTIVSFRSANLVASTLGAILNQLRDNKGVGRLRTTVGVDGSLYKMHPQYARRLHKTTRRLVPDSDVRFLLSESGSGKGAAMVTAVAYRLSEQHRLIDETLAEFKLTHEQLLQVKKRMRTEMEAGLKKKSHDTAKVKMLPTFVRSTPDGTENGDFLALDLGGTNFRVLLVKIRSGKRRTVEMHNKIYAIPIEVMQGTGEELFDHIVTCISDFLDYMGIKGARLPLGFTFSFPCKQTSLDAGILLNWTKGFKATDCEGEDVVYLLREGIKRREEFDLDVVAVVNDTVGTMMTCAYEDPNCEIGLIVGTGSNACYMEEMRNIEMVDGEQGRMCVNMEWGAFGDNGCLDDIRTIYDKAVDDYSLNAGKQRYEKMISGMYLGEIVRNILIDFTKRGFLFRGQISETLKTRHIFETKFLSQIESDRLALLQVRTILQQLGLNSTCDDSIIVKTVCGAVSKRAAQLCGAGMAAVVDKIRENRGLEHLEITVGVDGTLYKLHPHFSRIMHQTVKDLAPKCDVTFLLSEDGSGKGAALITAVGCRLRDAEQN; encoded by the exons ATCGATAAATACCTTTACGCCATGCGGCTCTCCGACGAAACTCTGATAGACATTATGGCTCGCTTCCGGAGAGAAATGAAGAACGGTCTCTCCAGAGATTTTAACCCAACGGCTACGGTGAAAATGCTCCCTACCTTCGTGAGGTCCATTCCTGATGGCTCAG AGAAAGGAGATTTCATCGCTCTGGATCTCGGCGGTTCTTACTTTCGAATTCTGCGGGTGAAAGTatcacatgaaaaaaagcagactgTACAAATGGAAAGTGAAATTTATAATACACCTGAAGATATCATTCATGGCAGCGGGACACGG CTTTTTGATCATGTTGCTGAATGCCTGGGAGATTTTATGGAGAAACAACAAATCAAAGACAAGAAATTACCGGTTGGGTTTACCTTTTCTTTCCCGTGCCGACAGTCTAAGCTGGATGAG GGCATTCTGATAACGTGGACGAAGCGCTTCAAAGCGAGTGGAGTGGAGGGAGCGGATGTTGTGAAGCTGCTTAACAAGGCCATCAAGAAACGTGGG GACTACGATGCAGATATCATGGCTGTTGTGAATGATACCGTTGGGACTATGATGACCTGTGGTTTTGATGACCAGCGTTGTGAAGTCGGCTTGATCATTG GCACTGGCACCAATGCCTGTTACATGGAGGAGATGCGGCACATTGACCTGGTGGAAGGAGATGAGGGCAGGATGTGCATAAACACAGAGTGGGGGGCCTTTGGGGATGATGGCTCGCTAGAAGATATCAGGACCGAGTTTGACAGAGAGATCGACCGTGGATCTCTAAATCCTGGGAAGCAACT gTTTGAGAAAATGGTCAGTGGAATGTACATGGGGGAGCTGGTGAGGCTCATCCTGGTGAAGATGGCCAAGGAGGGGCTGCTCTTTGAGGGGAGGATCACCCCTGAGCTTCTCACCAAAGGGAAGTTTGAGACAAAGCATGTTTCTGCCATAGAAAA GAGCAAAGAAGGTTTGAACAAAGCCAAAGAAATCTTAACCCGCCTGGGGGTGGAGCCGTCCCACGAGGACTGTATTGCAGTCCAGCACGTCTGCACCATCGTGTCCTTCCGCTCGGCCAACCTGGTGGCCTCCACGCTGGGCGCCATCCTCAATCAGCTGCGGGATAACAAAGGGGTCGGCCGCCTCCGCACCACCGTGGGGGTTGATGGCTCCCTCTACAAGATGCATCCACA GTACGCTCGGCGCTTGCACAAAACCACCCGGCGCCTGGTGCCTGACTCAGACGTGCGGTTCCTGCTGTCCGAGAGCGGCAGCGGGAAAGGGGCGGCAATGGTGACGGCGGTGGCATACCGGCTGTCGGAGCAGCACCGGCTCATCGACGAGACACTGGCTGAGTTCAAGCTCACCcatgagcagctgctgcaggtgaaGAAGAGGATGAGGACAGAGATGGAAGCAGGCCTGAAGAAGAAGAGTCATGACACTGCCAAAGTGAAAATGCTGCCCACCTTTGTCCGCAGCACGCCGGATGGCACAG AGAACGGAGACTTTCTGGCGCTTGACCTTGGAGGGACAAACTTCAGAGTGTTGCTGGTGAAAATTCGCAGTGGTAAAAGGAGAACGGTTGAAATGCACAACAAGATCTATGCAATTCCTATAGAGGTGATGCAGGGAACGGGGGAAGAG CTGTTTGACCACATAGTTACCTGCATTTCGGACTTCCTGGATTATATGGGAATAAAAGGTGCGCGGCTTCCTCTTGGCTTCACGTTCTCCTTCCCTTGCAAGCAGACCAGTCTGGATGCT GGTATCCTTCTCAACTGGACAAAAGGATTCAAAGCTACAGACTGTGAGGGAGAAGATGTGGTGTATTTGCTTagagaaggaattaaaagaagagag gagTTTGACTTGGATGTCGTAGCTGTGGTGAATGATACGGTGGGCACGATGATGACTTGTGCTTATGAAGACCCAAACTGTGAAATTGGACTCATTGTGG gAACTGGCAGCAATGCCTGTTACATGGAGGAGATGAGAAACATAGAGATGGTGGATGGTGAGCAAGGACGGATGTGTGTGAACATGGAGTGGGGAGCGTTCGGGGATAATGGATGCCTGGACGATATCAGGACAATATATGACAAAGCAGTTGATGACTATTCACTAAATGCTGGAAAGCAAAG GTACGAGAAGATGATCAGTGGGATGTACCTGGGGGAAATAGTCCGCAATATTTTGATTGACTTCACCAAACGAGGGTTCCTGTTCAGAGGGCAGATCTCAGAGACGCTGAAGACCAGGCATATCTTTGAAACCAAATTCCTTTCACAGATTGAGAG TGACAGGTTAGCCTTGCTTCAGGTGCGAACCAttctccagcagctggggctcAACAGCACATGCGATGACAGTATCATTGTCAAGACAGTGTGCGGAGCGGTGTCGAAGCGAGCGGCTCAGTTGTGTGGTGCCGGAATGGCTGCAGTTGTAGATAAAATTCGGGAGAACAGAGGCTTAGAGCACCTGGAGATAACGGTTGGTGTGGATGGGACTCTATACAAACTACACCCACA CTTTTCAAGGATTATGCACCAAACAGTCAAAGACCTGGCACCCAAGTGCGATGTGACCTTCCTGCTCTCGGAGGACGGCAGCGGGAAAGGGGCAGCGCTCATCACAGCGGTGGGATGCAGGCTTCGCGATGCTGAGCAGAACTGA
- the LOC110399272 gene encoding hexokinase-1 isoform X1 — MARGASAMATQKEPSTLDVPGYCCSPLCKIDKYLYAMRLSDETLIDIMARFRREMKNGLSRDFNPTATVKMLPTFVRSIPDGSEKGDFIALDLGGSYFRILRVKVSHEKKQTVQMESEIYNTPEDIIHGSGTRLFDHVAECLGDFMEKQQIKDKKLPVGFTFSFPCRQSKLDEGILITWTKRFKASGVEGADVVKLLNKAIKKRGDYDADIMAVVNDTVGTMMTCGFDDQRCEVGLIIGTGTNACYMEEMRHIDLVEGDEGRMCINTEWGAFGDDGSLEDIRTEFDREIDRGSLNPGKQLFEKMVSGMYMGELVRLILVKMAKEGLLFEGRITPELLTKGKFETKHVSAIEKSKEGLNKAKEILTRLGVEPSHEDCIAVQHVCTIVSFRSANLVASTLGAILNQLRDNKGVGRLRTTVGVDGSLYKMHPQYARRLHKTTRRLVPDSDVRFLLSESGSGKGAAMVTAVAYRLSEQHRLIDETLAEFKLTHEQLLQVKKRMRTEMEAGLKKKSHDTAKVKMLPTFVRSTPDGTENGDFLALDLGGTNFRVLLVKIRSGKRRTVEMHNKIYAIPIEVMQGTGEELFDHIVTCISDFLDYMGIKGARLPLGFTFSFPCKQTSLDAGILLNWTKGFKATDCEGEDVVYLLREGIKRREEFDLDVVAVVNDTVGTMMTCAYEDPNCEIGLIVGTGSNACYMEEMRNIEMVDGEQGRMCVNMEWGAFGDNGCLDDIRTIYDKAVDDYSLNAGKQRYEKMISGMYLGEIVRNILIDFTKRGFLFRGQISETLKTRHIFETKFLSQIESDRLALLQVRTILQQLGLNSTCDDSIIVKTVCGAVSKRAAQLCGAGMAAVVDKIRENRGLEHLEITVGVDGTLYKLHPHFSRIMHQTVKDLAPKCDVTFLLSEDGSGKGAALITAVGCRLRDAEQN, encoded by the exons ATCGATAAATACCTTTACGCCATGCGGCTCTCCGACGAAACTCTGATAGACATTATGGCTCGCTTCCGGAGAGAAATGAAGAACGGTCTCTCCAGAGATTTTAACCCAACGGCTACGGTGAAAATGCTCCCTACCTTCGTGAGGTCCATTCCTGATGGCTCAG AGAAAGGAGATTTCATCGCTCTGGATCTCGGCGGTTCTTACTTTCGAATTCTGCGGGTGAAAGTatcacatgaaaaaaagcagactgTACAAATGGAAAGTGAAATTTATAATACACCTGAAGATATCATTCATGGCAGCGGGACACGG CTTTTTGATCATGTTGCTGAATGCCTGGGAGATTTTATGGAGAAACAACAAATCAAAGACAAGAAATTACCGGTTGGGTTTACCTTTTCTTTCCCGTGCCGACAGTCTAAGCTGGATGAG GGCATTCTGATAACGTGGACGAAGCGCTTCAAAGCGAGTGGAGTGGAGGGAGCGGATGTTGTGAAGCTGCTTAACAAGGCCATCAAGAAACGTGGG GACTACGATGCAGATATCATGGCTGTTGTGAATGATACCGTTGGGACTATGATGACCTGTGGTTTTGATGACCAGCGTTGTGAAGTCGGCTTGATCATTG GCACTGGCACCAATGCCTGTTACATGGAGGAGATGCGGCACATTGACCTGGTGGAAGGAGATGAGGGCAGGATGTGCATAAACACAGAGTGGGGGGCCTTTGGGGATGATGGCTCGCTAGAAGATATCAGGACCGAGTTTGACAGAGAGATCGACCGTGGATCTCTAAATCCTGGGAAGCAACT gTTTGAGAAAATGGTCAGTGGAATGTACATGGGGGAGCTGGTGAGGCTCATCCTGGTGAAGATGGCCAAGGAGGGGCTGCTCTTTGAGGGGAGGATCACCCCTGAGCTTCTCACCAAAGGGAAGTTTGAGACAAAGCATGTTTCTGCCATAGAAAA GAGCAAAGAAGGTTTGAACAAAGCCAAAGAAATCTTAACCCGCCTGGGGGTGGAGCCGTCCCACGAGGACTGTATTGCAGTCCAGCACGTCTGCACCATCGTGTCCTTCCGCTCGGCCAACCTGGTGGCCTCCACGCTGGGCGCCATCCTCAATCAGCTGCGGGATAACAAAGGGGTCGGCCGCCTCCGCACCACCGTGGGGGTTGATGGCTCCCTCTACAAGATGCATCCACA GTACGCTCGGCGCTTGCACAAAACCACCCGGCGCCTGGTGCCTGACTCAGACGTGCGGTTCCTGCTGTCCGAGAGCGGCAGCGGGAAAGGGGCGGCAATGGTGACGGCGGTGGCATACCGGCTGTCGGAGCAGCACCGGCTCATCGACGAGACACTGGCTGAGTTCAAGCTCACCcatgagcagctgctgcaggtgaaGAAGAGGATGAGGACAGAGATGGAAGCAGGCCTGAAGAAGAAGAGTCATGACACTGCCAAAGTGAAAATGCTGCCCACCTTTGTCCGCAGCACGCCGGATGGCACAG AGAACGGAGACTTTCTGGCGCTTGACCTTGGAGGGACAAACTTCAGAGTGTTGCTGGTGAAAATTCGCAGTGGTAAAAGGAGAACGGTTGAAATGCACAACAAGATCTATGCAATTCCTATAGAGGTGATGCAGGGAACGGGGGAAGAG CTGTTTGACCACATAGTTACCTGCATTTCGGACTTCCTGGATTATATGGGAATAAAAGGTGCGCGGCTTCCTCTTGGCTTCACGTTCTCCTTCCCTTGCAAGCAGACCAGTCTGGATGCT GGTATCCTTCTCAACTGGACAAAAGGATTCAAAGCTACAGACTGTGAGGGAGAAGATGTGGTGTATTTGCTTagagaaggaattaaaagaagagag gagTTTGACTTGGATGTCGTAGCTGTGGTGAATGATACGGTGGGCACGATGATGACTTGTGCTTATGAAGACCCAAACTGTGAAATTGGACTCATTGTGG gAACTGGCAGCAATGCCTGTTACATGGAGGAGATGAGAAACATAGAGATGGTGGATGGTGAGCAAGGACGGATGTGTGTGAACATGGAGTGGGGAGCGTTCGGGGATAATGGATGCCTGGACGATATCAGGACAATATATGACAAAGCAGTTGATGACTATTCACTAAATGCTGGAAAGCAAAG GTACGAGAAGATGATCAGTGGGATGTACCTGGGGGAAATAGTCCGCAATATTTTGATTGACTTCACCAAACGAGGGTTCCTGTTCAGAGGGCAGATCTCAGAGACGCTGAAGACCAGGCATATCTTTGAAACCAAATTCCTTTCACAGATTGAGAG TGACAGGTTAGCCTTGCTTCAGGTGCGAACCAttctccagcagctggggctcAACAGCACATGCGATGACAGTATCATTGTCAAGACAGTGTGCGGAGCGGTGTCGAAGCGAGCGGCTCAGTTGTGTGGTGCCGGAATGGCTGCAGTTGTAGATAAAATTCGGGAGAACAGAGGCTTAGAGCACCTGGAGATAACGGTTGGTGTGGATGGGACTCTATACAAACTACACCCACA CTTTTCAAGGATTATGCACCAAACAGTCAAAGACCTGGCACCCAAGTGCGATGTGACCTTCCTGCTCTCGGAGGACGGCAGCGGGAAAGGGGCAGCGCTCATCACAGCGGTGGGATGCAGGCTTCGCGATGCTGAGCAGAACTGA